In Candidatus Tectomicrobia bacterium, a single window of DNA contains:
- a CDS encoding MmgE/PrpD family protein produces the protein MNLSRALVEHVHAIRYETLPEEARDRAKYFLLDFLGVALRGGEAASSRVLRSFIRKRTPQDGPCTVIGSPLRTDAPYAALANGGIAHALEMDDVTTRSSLHPAVSVMPSTLAVAEAHRPDPKRVIAAIVAGYEVTNRVGNAVNPTSHYKRGFHPTGTCGAFAASVTASKMLGLSPEAAASAFGIAGSQAAGSMQYLDNGAWTKRFHPGWAAHSGIIAAYLAQEGFTGPEDILGGPSGFLHGYSDDAHPEYVLEHLGEYWEICLSAIKPHACCRYNHAPVDAVIGLCKAHDIRPEEVRGVEVRVPETCVMLVVEPEALKTAPQNVVDAQFSLQYAVAVALLRRRAGLEEYQDDFLRSQVHRSVIGKIRCLGDAELEKAFPGKWQARVRIDTARGPFEAHVEHPKGDPRNPLSWEELIERFHDMAGPVLDAAARRLLVERVRGLERLASITEVTELAASAEGTRV, from the coding sequence ATGAACCTCAGCCGCGCGCTCGTCGAGCATGTGCACGCCATCCGCTACGAAACCCTGCCGGAGGAGGCCCGGGACCGGGCCAAGTACTTCCTCCTGGACTTCCTGGGGGTCGCGCTGCGGGGCGGGGAGGCGGCGAGCTCGCGCGTGCTGCGCTCCTTCATCCGCAAGCGGACGCCCCAGGACGGCCCCTGCACCGTGATCGGCTCCCCCCTCCGGACGGACGCCCCTTACGCCGCCCTCGCCAACGGGGGCATCGCCCACGCCCTCGAGATGGACGACGTGACCACGCGGTCGAGCCTCCACCCGGCGGTGAGCGTGATGCCCAGCACTCTCGCGGTGGCCGAGGCCCATCGGCCCGACCCCAAGAGGGTCATCGCCGCCATCGTGGCGGGCTACGAGGTGACGAACCGGGTGGGGAACGCCGTCAACCCCACGAGCCACTACAAGCGCGGCTTCCACCCGACGGGGACGTGCGGCGCCTTCGCCGCCTCCGTCACGGCCTCGAAGATGCTCGGGCTCTCGCCCGAGGCCGCCGCCAGCGCCTTCGGCATCGCCGGCAGCCAGGCGGCCGGCTCGATGCAGTACCTCGACAACGGCGCCTGGACCAAGCGCTTCCACCCCGGCTGGGCGGCCCACAGCGGCATCATCGCCGCCTACCTGGCCCAGGAGGGCTTCACGGGCCCGGAAGACATCCTCGGCGGGCCCTCGGGCTTCCTCCACGGCTACAGCGACGACGCCCATCCGGAATACGTCCTGGAGCACCTGGGCGAGTACTGGGAGATCTGCCTCTCGGCCATCAAGCCCCACGCCTGCTGCCGCTACAACCACGCCCCCGTGGACGCCGTGATCGGGCTCTGCAAGGCGCACGACATCCGGCCCGAGGAGGTGAGGGGAGTGGAGGTGCGGGTGCCCGAGACGTGCGTGATGCTCGTGGTCGAGCCCGAGGCGCTCAAGACGGCCCCCCAGAACGTGGTGGACGCGCAGTTCAGCCTGCAATACGCGGTGGCGGTGGCCCTCCTCAGGCGGCGGGCGGGGCTGGAGGAGTACCAGGACGATTTCCTGCGCTCCCAGGTCCACCGCTCGGTCATCGGCAAGATCCGCTGCCTCGGGGACGCGGAGCTGGAGAAGGCGTTCCCCGGCAAGTGGCAGGCCCGGGTGCGCATCGACACCGCGCGGGGCCCCTTCGAGGCTCATGTGGAGCACCCGAAGGGGGACCCGCGGAATCCGCTCTCGTGGGAGGAACTCATCGAGCGCTTCCACGACATGGCGGGGCCGGTGCTCGACGCGGCGGCGCGCCGCCTGCTGGTCGAGCGCGTCCGGGGGCTGGAGCGCCTGGCGAGCATCACCGAGGTGACGGAGCTCGCCGCCTCGGCCGAGGGGACGAGGGTCTGA
- a CDS encoding DUF484 family protein, whose product MSPAAAEDVIRFLEENPRFFIEHPELLRASGLLGENSASARVLNLRQRLFDRLKGEREDLIRLLDEIIEIVRRNEQIEEDFAALDRLLFEMPLSAANLTRIALDMERRFGLDYAGFLLCAPDLPGGEEPPRLRALGEEESPHLPPDGAIVLQGELAEGGPLFPGEARAKIRSSAVVPLRTEGRLLGALLIGSGDPARYRAGMGTQLIERLAGRLALGIALLEQAGAAR is encoded by the coding sequence ATGTCGCCGGCCGCGGCGGAGGACGTCATCCGGTTTCTGGAAGAGAACCCCCGCTTCTTCATCGAGCATCCCGAGCTGCTGCGCGCGAGCGGGCTCCTGGGCGAGAACTCCGCCTCCGCCAGGGTGCTCAACCTCCGGCAGCGCCTCTTCGACCGGCTCAAGGGGGAGCGCGAGGACCTCATCCGCCTGCTGGACGAGATCATCGAGATCGTCCGCCGCAACGAGCAGATCGAGGAAGACTTCGCCGCCCTCGACCGGCTCCTGTTCGAGATGCCCCTCTCGGCCGCCAACCTCACCCGCATCGCCCTCGACATGGAGCGGCGCTTCGGGCTCGACTACGCGGGCTTCCTCCTGTGCGCGCCCGACCTCCCGGGCGGCGAGGAGCCGCCGCGCCTCCGGGCCCTGGGAGAGGAGGAGAGCCCCCACCTCCCGCCGGACGGGGCGATCGTCCTCCAGGGGGAGCTGGCCGAAGGGGGCCCCCTCTTCCCCGGGGAGGCCCGCGCCAAAATCCGATCCTCGGCCGTCGTCCCGCTCCGGACGGAAGGGAGGCTCCTCGGGGCGCTCCTCATCGGCTCGGGCGACCCCGCCCGCTACCGGGCCGGGATGGGCACCCAGCTCATCGAGCGCCTGGCCGGCCGCCTCGCCCTGGGCATCGCCCTCCTCGAGCAGGCCGGCGCGGCGCGCTAG
- a CDS encoding NAD(P)-dependent oxidoreductase: METFAPGRTTVGFVGIGKMGVPMSRNLRRGDFAVVAYDTRPEALETVRGDGVQPARDLAELAARAGVVITMLPDSAIVEKVVLGPGGLAEHLAPGKLIIDMSSSYPPRTRALAEALAQKGIQLIGAPVSGGVTGAEAATLAIMPGGPKAAVEAAMPIFKALGKSITHVSEAVESGHAMKCVNNFLSATNMLSSMEAMTLAQKLGLDARTALDVVNNSTGMNTGTRDKWPRFLLKRSFTTGFSMGLMHKDLSMASDLAKEAGTVLFLLNHVRQMYALGVSQYGFDADQAHLLEIIESWAGRGPGKE; encoded by the coding sequence ATGGAAACCTTCGCCCCGGGCCGCACCACCGTCGGCTTCGTCGGGATCGGCAAGATGGGCGTCCCCATGTCCCGGAACCTCCGGCGGGGGGACTTCGCCGTGGTGGCCTACGACACCCGCCCCGAGGCCCTGGAGACGGTCCGGGGGGACGGCGTCCAGCCCGCGCGGGACCTGGCCGAGCTGGCCGCCCGGGCGGGGGTGGTCATCACCATGCTCCCGGACAGCGCCATCGTGGAGAAGGTGGTGCTGGGCCCCGGGGGGCTGGCGGAGCACCTGGCGCCGGGCAAGCTCATCATCGACATGAGCTCCTCCTACCCGCCCCGCACCCGGGCGCTCGCCGAGGCCCTCGCCCAAAAGGGCATCCAGCTCATCGGGGCGCCGGTGAGCGGCGGGGTGACGGGCGCCGAGGCGGCCACGCTCGCCATCATGCCCGGCGGGCCCAAGGCGGCGGTCGAGGCGGCCATGCCCATCTTCAAGGCGCTGGGCAAGTCCATCACTCACGTCAGCGAGGCGGTGGAGTCCGGCCACGCGATGAAGTGCGTGAACAACTTCCTCTCCGCCACCAACATGCTCTCCTCGATGGAGGCCATGACCCTCGCCCAAAAGCTGGGGCTGGACGCGCGGACGGCGCTCGACGTCGTGAACAACAGCACCGGCATGAACACGGGCACCCGCGACAAGTGGCCCAGGTTCCTCCTCAAGCGGTCCTTCACCACCGGGTTCAGCATGGGCCTCATGCACAAGGACCTCTCCATGGCCAGCGATCTGGCCAAGGAGGCGGGGACCGTGCTCTTCCTGCTGAACCACGTGCGGCAGATGTACGCGCTGGGCGTCTCCCAGTACGGCTTCGACGCCGATCAGGCGCACCTGCTGGAGATCATCGAGTCCTGGGCCGGGCGCGGCCCGGGAAAGGAGTAG
- a CDS encoding PEGA domain-containing protein, with the protein MERRFRGGRRLRATALALALALLPGALAGCAWWDKNVGKRVDNFMTRRLLIVTDPPDADVYVNNVPQGKTPLTLTYRVSVGDFMKGFVVVVQKEGYLPLRREVDYKTESIQLKLIRQQPQRGPAGN; encoded by the coding sequence ATGGAGCGGAGATTCCGCGGCGGGCGCCGCCTCAGGGCCACCGCCCTGGCCCTCGCGCTGGCCCTCCTGCCGGGGGCGCTCGCCGGCTGCGCCTGGTGGGACAAGAACGTGGGCAAGAGGGTCGACAACTTCATGACCCGGCGCCTCCTCATCGTCACCGACCCGCCGGACGCCGACGTGTACGTGAACAACGTCCCGCAGGGGAAGACCCCCCTGACCCTGACCTACCGGGTCAGCGTCGGCGACTTCATGAAGGGCTTCGTGGTCGTGGTGCAGAAGGAGGGCTACCTCCCCCTCCGCCGGGAGGTGGACTACAAGACCGAGTCCATCCAGCTCAAGCTCATCCGCCAGCAGCCCCAGCGGGGGCCCGCCGGCAATTGA
- the rplU gene encoding 50S ribosomal protein L21, with amino-acid sequence MYAVVETGGKQVRVQAGDLLTVERLVGEVGETVDLDRVHLIVDGGRIVADPGSLKTAKVRAVIKGHGRDRKVIAFRYKKRKNIRVKRGHRQPFTQIQVTEILGS; translated from the coding sequence ATGTATGCGGTTGTAGAGACCGGCGGCAAGCAGGTGCGGGTCCAGGCGGGCGACCTCCTCACGGTCGAGCGCCTGGTCGGCGAGGTGGGTGAGACGGTGGACCTGGACCGGGTCCACCTCATCGTGGACGGCGGCCGCATCGTGGCCGACCCCGGCTCCCTCAAGACGGCGAAGGTCCGGGCCGTCATCAAGGGCCACGGGCGGGACCGCAAGGTGATCGCCTTCCGGTACAAGAAGCGCAAGAACATCCGCGTGAAGCGCGGCCACCGGCAGCCCTTCACCCAGATCCAGGTGACGGAGATACTCGGTTCCTAG
- the rpmA gene encoding 50S ribosomal protein L27, whose translation MAHKKAGGSSSNGRDSAGRRLGVKRFAGENVHAGTILVRQRGTVFHPGENVGLGNDHTLFAKVTGVVKFAHKAGGRRTVSVIPGE comes from the coding sequence ATGGCTCATAAGAAAGCAGGCGGCAGCTCCTCCAACGGCCGCGACAGCGCCGGCCGGCGGCTCGGCGTCAAGCGCTTCGCCGGCGAGAACGTCCACGCGGGCACCATCCTTGTCCGCCAGCGCGGCACGGTGTTCCACCCCGGCGAGAACGTGGGCCTCGGCAACGACCACACCCTCTTCGCCAAGGTGACGGGCGTGGTGAAGTTCGCCCACAAGGCCGGGGGCCGCCGCACGGTCAGCGTGATTCCGGGCGAGTAG
- the obgE gene encoding GTPase ObgE, which yields MFVDTARVRVQAGKGGNGCLSFRREKYIPRGGPDGGDGGRGGHVIFQSDPSVNTLLHFRYEPLLRAPKGGNGMGKRMHGADGGDLRVPVPVGTLVREAGTGELLADLSEPGQEFVAARGGRGGLGNDHFKSSTNQAPRKTTKGKPGEERLLELELKLLADVGLIGMPNAGKSTLISRISSSRPKIADYPFTTLAPNLGVVDLGGYRSCVVADIPGLIPGAHEGKGLGDRFLRHVDRCSMLLHLVDASLPPAQGLEEFDAIGRELELFSPELAAKPRAAVLTKLDVTEARAHEGALRAGIGERGFECLAVSAAAGEGLRELLGLLSRKLSELLPGRWKRAAGGAAAEG from the coding sequence ATGTTCGTCGACACCGCGCGCGTCCGCGTCCAGGCCGGCAAGGGGGGCAACGGCTGCCTGAGCTTCCGGCGGGAGAAGTACATCCCCCGGGGCGGTCCGGACGGGGGCGACGGCGGGCGCGGGGGTCACGTCATCTTCCAGTCCGATCCTTCGGTCAACACCCTTCTTCACTTCCGGTATGAGCCCCTCCTGCGCGCCCCCAAGGGGGGGAACGGGATGGGGAAGCGCATGCACGGAGCGGATGGCGGGGACCTGCGCGTCCCCGTTCCGGTGGGCACCCTGGTGAGGGAGGCCGGGACGGGGGAGCTCCTCGCCGACCTCTCGGAGCCCGGCCAGGAGTTCGTCGCGGCCCGGGGCGGCCGGGGCGGCCTGGGCAACGACCACTTCAAGAGCTCCACCAACCAGGCTCCCCGCAAGACGACCAAGGGCAAGCCCGGCGAGGAGCGCCTCCTCGAGCTGGAGCTCAAGCTCCTGGCCGACGTGGGGCTGATCGGGATGCCCAACGCCGGGAAGTCCACCCTCATCTCGCGCATCTCCTCGAGCCGGCCCAAGATCGCGGACTATCCCTTCACCACCCTGGCGCCCAACCTGGGGGTGGTGGACCTGGGCGGCTACCGCTCCTGCGTCGTGGCCGACATCCCGGGCCTCATCCCGGGCGCCCACGAGGGCAAGGGCCTGGGGGACCGCTTCCTGCGCCACGTGGACCGCTGCTCCATGCTCCTCCACCTGGTGGACGCTTCCCTGCCCCCCGCCCAGGGGCTGGAGGAGTTCGACGCCATCGGGCGGGAGCTGGAGCTCTTCTCGCCCGAGCTGGCGGCCAAGCCGCGCGCCGCGGTGCTGACCAAGCTCGACGTGACCGAGGCGAGGGCGCACGAGGGGGCGCTGCGGGCGGGGATCGGGGAGCGGGGCTTCGAGTGCCTCGCCGTCTCCGCCGCGGCGGGGGAGGGGCTCCGCGAGCTCCTGGGCCTCCTCTCCCGGAAGCTCTCGGAGCTCTTGCCGGGCAGGTGGAAACGAGCGGCCGGCGGGGCCGCCGCGGAGGGCTGA